Proteins co-encoded in one Prinia subflava isolate CZ2003 ecotype Zambia chromosome 32, Cam_Psub_1.2, whole genome shotgun sequence genomic window:
- the BMP10 gene encoding bone morphogenetic protein 10, translating into MDSVVLQLWAVLSLLVHLAACSPILSLEHSSLEEDVPLFDEILSEQDGVDFNTLLQNMKNEFLKTLNLSDIPLHESAKVDPPEYMLELYNRFATDRTSMPSANIIRSFKNEDLDSHPTGITGTRKYPLLFNVSIPHHEEITMAELRLYTLVERDQRLYEGLDRKVTIFEVLENIPVGAGQERKMVALASRHIYGTSSEWESFEVTEAIRRWRRAGLTTHRLEVHIESREGEGQNGEGKLDIDINSEAKHVPLLVVYSDDQSNDKKEEKEELNEMIDHEQLLDLEELEVGNFHDQPGEEALLQMRSNIIYDSTARIRRNAKGNYCKKTPLYIDFKEIGWDSWIIAPAGYEAYECHGVCAYPLTEHVTPTKHAIVKTLVHLKNPQKASKACCVPTKLDPISILYLDAGVVTYKFKYEGMVVSECGCR; encoded by the exons ATGGATTCTGTTgtcctccagctctgggctgtccTCTCCCTCCTGGTTCACCTTGCAGCCTGCAGTCCCATCCTGAGCCTGGAGCACTCTTCCCTCGAGGAAGACGTGCCTCTTTTTGATGAGATCCTCTCTGAGCAAGACGGGGTTGATTTCAACACGCTGCTCCAAAACATGAAGAATGAGTTTTTGAAGACGTTGAACCTCTCCGACATCCCCCTGCACGAGTCAGCCAAGGTGGACCCACCAGAGTACATGCTAGAGCTCTACAACAGGTTTGCCACAGACAGGACATCGATGCCTTCTGCAAACATCATCAGGAGCTTCAAAAATGAAG ATCTGGATTCCCACCCCACCGGCATCACTGGAACTCGGAAATACCCGCTCCTGTTCAACGTTTCCATCCCTCACCACGAGGAGATCACCATGGCCGAGCTGAGGCTCTACACGCTGGTGGAGCGGGACCAGAGGCTCTACGAGGGGCTGGACAGGAAGGTCACCATTTTCGAAGTGCTGGAGAACATCCCCGTGGGGGCCGGGCAGGAGAGGAAGATGGTGGCCCTGGCCTCCAGGCACATCTACGGCACGAGCAGCGAGTGGGAGAGCTTCGAGGTGACCGAGGCCATCCGGCGCTGGCGCAGGGCAGGGCTGACCACGCACCGCCTGGAAGTTCACATcgagagcagggaaggggaggggcaGAACGGGGAAGGGAAGCTCGATATCGACATCAACTCCGAGGCCAAGCACGTGCCCCTGTTGGTTGTGTACTCTGACGACCAAAGCAACGacaaaaaggaggagaaggaagagctgaACGAGATGATAGACCACGAGCAGCTCCTTGACCTGGAGGAACTGGAGGTTGGCAATTTCCACGACCAGCCTGGGGAGGAAGCGCTGCTCCAGATGCGCTCCAACATCATTTACGACTCCACCGCCCGCATCCGGAGGAACGCCAAAGGCAACTACTGCAAAAAGACTCCGCTCTACATCGACTTCAAGGAGATTGGCTGGGACTCCTGGATCATCGCCCCGGCGGGGTACGAGGCTTACGAGTGCCACGGGGTGTGCGCCTACCCCTTGACAGAGCACGTCACGCCAACCAAACATGCCATAGTCAAGACTTTGGTCCACCTGAAGAACCCCCAGAAAGCCTCCAAGGCCTGCTGCGTGCCCACCAAACTCGACCCCATCTCCATCCTCTACTTGGATGCAGGGGTGGTCACCTACAAGTTCAAGTATGAGGGCATGGTGGTGTCAGAGTGTGGCTGCAGATAG